The Microcoleus sp. FACHB-672 sequence GTTAATTGCCCTCATCGGTTCATCTTTGATCGCCTTGAATCCCGAAACTATTGCTTGGGCGAGAGTCGGTGTCTCTGATATGCTGCTCACCGGCTGTATGGGTTCGGCATTGTTAGCCTTTTTTATTGGTTATGCCAAAGCTGAAAACAATCAGTTGTCAGAAACCCATAAAAAAAAGCCTTTTCCTTGGAATTTTATTCTGTTTACTTCCCCGTGGTATCTGACATTTTATATACTCGCTGCCTTGGCAATTCTTGCCAAAGGGCCGGTAGGAATTGTGCTGCCGGCATTAATTATTGCTGCCTTTTTACTTTACTTGGGTAATTTTCGAGAAGTTTTGCGGGAAATGCGACCCATTTGCGGCGCTATTTTGATGCTTGCTATCGCGCTACCTTGGTATATTTTGGTGATTTTAGCCAATGGGGAAGACTATATTAATTCGTTTTTTGGTTATCACAATTTAGAACGATTTACCCGTGTCGTCAATCACCATTGGGCACCTTGGTATTTTTATTTTGTGGTGGTGCTGGTTGGGTTTGCACCGTGGTCTGTTTATTTGCCGGTAGCTATTGCGCGACTGCGTTTTTGGAAACGTTCGATTTGGCGTCGGCAACCGCGTTCTAATCAGTTAGGTTTATTTGCCTTATTTTGGTTTGCTGTCATTTTTGGCTTTTTCACGATTGCGGTTACTAAATTACCCAGCTACGTCCTGCCGTTAATGCCGGCTGCTGCTATTTTAGTCGCTTTGCTTTGGGGCGATATCATCCTCTCCATCTCCACTAATCTTGCTAAGAACCAAGAAAGCAAATTTGCAGAAATTACCCCCAATGAAAGCAGTGGAGAACGTCCCCCGAATAAAACAAAATTTTATTCTAATTTCTTAAACTTGACTTTTTGGCTAAATGTAGCTTTTTGGGCGTTAGGTGCTGGAGCGTTTTTCTCCCATGTTCTCTGGCTAAAAAAGGTCAAAGATCCAGCGATTCCCAATGTAGCTGAAGTGATCCAGCAGTCGGGTTTACTAATAGCCGGCGGGGTGATTTGGGCGATTGTTGCCGGTGCCGGCGCGTTTGTCTTGCTGAAGCGAAAAAAACGCTGGCTTTGGACGGTTAATTTCGTGGGGTTTCTGGCTTTTTTAATCTTTGCGATGATGCCGGCTTTTTTCCTGATGGATCGCTACCGCCAGATGCCGCTGCGGCAACTCGCAGAAACTGTCATTCAAATCAAGCAACCCGATGAAGAACTGGTGATGATCGGTTTTGAAAAACCAAGCTTGGTATTTTACACGCAGCAGCCGGTGCAGTTTTTTCGTAGAGCGACATCAGGTGTGAAGTATATTAAAAACCTTCCTGAAACTCAAGCAGAGTCAACCTCTGTGTTGATGGTGGGATACCCTTCAAAATTTGAAGAAGGCGGGTTACGACCCAATCAATATACAGTTTTGGACAAAGCCGGCGCGTATCAACTTGTCCGAATATCCAAACAAGTTGTTGCCAGGATTAATCAATCCGATCTATCCATTGACAAGAATTAAAAATTGACTTTTTTTCGCTGCATAAGAAGTGAAAACCGGCTTTATAGAATCACGCAGATCATTGATTTGCGTGATTCTATGGTTTTCAGCCATAATTTCTCCTTAATGCGGAATTCTTAAAGTCTGGTTAATTTGTTCTAATAAGGCAGCCATCGATAGATTCGAGGGCAAAATTTGAGTCCCAATCTCCTTCAGAGTTTGATTAATCTGAACGTCTGCCGGCCCAAATTTTTCGGAGACATTCCCAGAATGAGATTGAGTCTCATCGGCTGGCTGACGTGTTGAAGAATGACCCGAATAAAAAGCACTTTGAGAGGAAGAATTAATTTCATGCCCGTTCAAATTGCTCTGTGCAGATTGTAGGGCAACTTCTGATTTCCTTTCATAAGGCTGGCTAAACGGACTCTCCCCAGTTTTTGTTTCCAAATCACTTTGCTGGGTCAGTACCAAAATTGGAGGTTTAGCTTCAAGCTGATTCAAATTAGCCAGTGCTTGTAAGAAGCCTGATGCGGGTTTGGGTTCTCGCCAGTAAATTAAGAGTAAATCGATACTTTGGTTTTGCAACTGTTGTAAAACCTCAGCCCAAGATCGACTTGTCAACCCGCGAAATCCAGCGGTTTGAATATACTGGATCAGCGCTTGCTGCCAGTCACTTTTGAGGTCTAAGTTTCCAGATCCCAAAGGCGCAGAAACCTGCAAATCTGGCAAAGTCGAGACATCGACCACTAAAATACTCGGCTTCCAGTTCCGGCCATCGGCGATTTGAATCACCTGCAATAAGGTAGACAGTGCCGGCCAAGAGGAATCGGAGTGTGCTGAGTTGTCATCTGCACTCCCCAACCAGGGATAAATTTGGAGAGGCCGGCATCCAGGTGCTAAGGTCACTTCATTGGCGGCTTGAGTGGTTTTGCGATCCAGGGTGACGAGGGGCAAAGAGGCCAATTTATTGTGGCCGATCAATTCTTGTAGGTACTCCAGTGGATCGTCGAGTCCGGCGGTGGTATCGAGCAAGACAACATCCGGGTGCCAAACACGGGCCAGCAATTCTGCTTGTTCAAGATCATCCGCTTCTAGGACGCGGTAATGATGCCGGTGCAATACACTGTTGAGATCTGCCATCAGCTGAGGAATTTCAGCACTCACATGGGAGGGATCAGGGTCGAGGGCGAGTGAAACCGAATTGGCACACAGACGCAGAACTGTCAGCTTGGCGGGGGGATTTTCCTTCGGCTGGGTTAGCTGAGTTAACTTGTGTCGCAATGCTTCAGGTTGCACCGGCAGCGTCAAAAAGCCATCCGCACTGTTTTGGGTGGCGAGTTCTTTTTCTGCTTGGGTTGCGGTGACGATCACCGGGACATGGCAAGTGCCTGCATCGGATTTGAGCAAAGTCAGCACATCCCACCCCGACAGCAACGGCAGCACGGGATTGAGGAAAATCACCTCCGGACTAAACCGGCGGGCTTTTTCCAGTGCTTCTGTGCCGGCACGAGCCACCACTACGCGATAGCCTAAACTGCTGAGCTGTTCTGTCAATTCTTCGATAAACCGGGGAACGGTTTCTACAATCAGTACCAGACGATGCCGATTGGCTGCCGGTTCTTCCCGCGAAGCTGCCGGTTGCGGTGGACACGGTGGTAGCAGCAAGGTAAATTGACTGCCTTCGGCTTCTTTAGAAACAAAGGTGACATCTCCACCGTGCTGACGGGCAAGACGCTGGGTTAATACCAGTCCCAAGCCTGCACCCTCAAACCGGCGCGTCAGGGGATTTTCTAATTGCTGGAATTTTTGAAAGATTAAATGCTGTTTGTCATTGGCAATGCCAATGCCGGTATCCCAAACGGTAAAAGCAATCCAGCCTTCCCAACGGCTAACTTTTAAGCCGGTGGCCCCCGTCGGTTCTGTGAATTTGAAGGCGTTTGATAGCAGGTGGACGAGCATCTGTCGCAGGCGCAACTCATCAGCAACCAGTGTTTCCAGTCCCGGTTCTATTTCGATGGAAAACTGCGTTTCTAAAACGGGTTCGTCGTCCCTATCTCGGTCGCTCTCTGTATCCTGACGTTCTGAGGCCGATTGCTGCCAAGCTTGTTTGAAGGCGCGATCACAGACGCTAGTGATGTTCACAGGCTCTACAATCAGTTCCATTTGACCTGTTTCGATGCGGGTGAGATCCAAAATGTCATTCACCACGGTCATCAAATGACGCCCACTTTGATAGATCAGCCGTGCATAACGGGCTTGGCGGTCGTTCAGTTCTCCAATTGAGCGGTCTTTGAGTAAGCTAGATAATCCTAAAACAGCCGTGAGCGGAGTTTTAAGTTCGTGACTAATACAGGCTAAAAATTCATCTTTTAATCGATTTAGCTGCACTAAATCTGCATTTTTACCCGCCAGTTCTTTGGCGACTTGCTGGTGTTCTGTGACATCTTCTGCGAGTACCAACCACAGCCTTTCTTCTGATGGGGGAGTGAAGCTTGAAGCGTGGGTATTTGATGCTTCGCCTTCATTTTTAATTGGGTCTTTCGAGCCGGCAAAGAATGAGAAAGGCTCCTCACCGGATGCCGCGCTACTGCCCATTGAATGCGCTTCGTCGGCAGATGATTGCTTCGCCGAGGGCTGGTAGGCGGCAGACATTTGGCCTATCCGTTCCTCTTGGCCGGCACTTTCTGAAGGTTCTTGTGTGGGGACAGCAATGCCCAGTGGCATTTTCACAAATTGCCAAACTTTCTCCTGCCCAGTTGGCAGGGAGCAAACACCTAAGCTAGCAGCCAATTCTAAATCGAGCTGGCTCCAGTTGGTTGCGGCGTTTTCACTTCCTATTTCATTTGTACTTTCTTGACGCTGCCAGAGAGTGTGTTTGAAGGTTTCTACGCTGGCAGTTTCTTGCTCGGTACTTTCACTTTTTCCTGGGGATTTTTGTCTGGGTTTCCCTTTGTTTCCCTCCCAGTGAGCAGTGGTTTCCCAACCGGGAAATTCTGAAAACTGCCGGCTCCAGGCTAAGTTGCAAGTAACGATTTCACCTGTATTGCTTTGCACGCAGAGGGGCAATGGCAAACGTTCTAGAAGTTGGATCAGGGAATTGAGGGTTTTGAAGTGGGACGTTTCAATGGTGAATGCCGGCTTATATTCAGCAATATTTTCACTGCCAATGCCGGTTTCTAAGTTAGAGGTTAAATGCTCTGCCAAAAATTTTAATAACCGCCCCCGATCCAGGAGTCCCAAAAACTTGCCGGTGGCATCAACCAAAGCTAAATCCGGGTTTGACTGTGCCTGCAGGTGTTGCCACAATTGATTCAGGTTAAGACTCGCGCTCAGTGCAGTTAAAGGCTGGATCATGGGTGGCCCTGTGGCCCACAGGGGCTGTTGCGGGTCTAAATCGCCAGAAACCGGGGTTCTCTGGTGTTTCCCGGCCTGAGATGCTTGCTGGGGGGGTAACTGGCCGGTTATCAGATAGGGCAGGCAGTTCCGTAAGGATACGATGCCCAAGGGACATTGACGCTCACTGACGATCACGATTTGATCGCACTGCCCTTGACGGAATATCTCAAGCACTGTTGCCAGCCGGGATGTCTGAGTTACAGTGGGCACAGAGGCTATAAATGTTTGCAGATAGGAAGTAGGGATTGACATCACAAAAGTTGCATCTACAGATAAGTTACAGCCCCTACATATCGTGCGGTGGCAAGGGTTCGGCGCAGTCAAGCCGGTGGCCACACTTCGAGCCTTGGCTCAAAGCTCTCAATTGTGAGGGACAAAGGGCTTAGAAACTTGCAAGGGGGACAGCTCAATTATTACTTGTTGGCGAGGAGATTGAACGCTTTGCCCTTACAATTGGTTACAATTAAAAGTTGAATATTGAAGCAAATATTAAGCTTCTGGTTTAGGCGGCTGTTGTTATCACAAATGCTGCAACACAAACAGCAACTCTGTTCATTTATTGGCTACGTCTTTGCGCCCTCAACTCTCTATTTGTATCTTCCTGCATTCCAACCAGATCGCCGAGTCTCTGACACGACTTTTGGTTAATGAGCGCTATTCTGTCAGTTCCTTCACCTCTGAAGCAGAATTTTTGCAGTTTGTCGAGAGCAAAAAACAACAAATTGATTGTTTGATTTTAGAAGACGATCCGGCTTGGGAGCCGATGACCAGTCATCTGCGCCAAGAAGTTATCTTGTTGCCGGCGGTGATTGTGAATTTGAGTGAGACAGAGATCAACAACGACGAACTGCCGGCGAGTCCTACCCTAAGTGCGGTTGAGGTAGCAATGTCTCAAAGGTCTGCCGTGGTGGAGGAGGCTGTTTTGAGCTGTTTTTACCACAGTGCAGAGGTTAGAGTATCCACAGCCCAGTTTAACCACATTACAGATTTTATTCACCAAGCCCTGACTGAATTTCTTAGTCTATCTGCCTGTGGAGACTTGACCCGACCGACGACTGGGGGCCATTCTGCGGGCACCTCCCTCACTCAGCATTTACTCCTGCAACAGCAGCGCCGGCTGGCCGAGAAGTTGAGAGAACGATTAGGATACCTAGGTGTGTATTATAAAAGGAATCCCCAAGGATTTTTACGGCATCTGTCCCCTGCAGAAAGACGCGAATTCTTAGAAAATCTAAAAGTAGATTACCGAGAGATCGTTTTAAGTTATTTTTCTGATGATAATAATTTAAATCAACAAATTGATAATTTTGTAAACAGCGCCTTTTTTGCCGATGTGCCGGTAACAAATATAGTTGAGATACATATGGAATTAATGGATGATTTTGCCAAACAGCTAAAATTAGAAGGCCGGAATGAAGAAATCCTGCTTGACTACCGCTTAACCTTGATTGATACCATCGCTCATCTGTGCGAGATGTATCGCCGCTCTCTCCCCCAAGAATCTTGAGAACGTGTGAGGGGTGAAGAGCAGCGTTCCGCGAAACGTTTTGATGAGGAAGAAATAGCTTACTCTTGACTCTATTTGCTAAGCGCACGCTGCGCTATCACCCTTCACCCTTGTACGAACATGGCACAGCCACGTCCCTACTTCACCCTTCACCCTTTTTGCACTTATGTCTTCTCTAAAAAAAACTTATATTCTCAAGCTCTACGTGGCAGGAAATACTCCTAACTCTGTCCGAGCTTTAAAAACTCTCAAAAATATCCTAGAAGAGGAGTTTCAGGGTGTATATGCCCTGAAAGTGATTGACGTTCTTAAAAATCCGCAACTGGCTGAAGAAGATAAAATTTTGGCAACTCCAACATTGTCAAAAATCTTGCCCCCGCCGGTTCGCAAAATTATTGGCGATCTATCGGATCGGGAGAAAGTTCTAATTGGGTTAGACCTTCTTTATGAAGAACTGTATGAAGAAGAACAAAACCTTAGTTAAATAAAGGGTTGAAAGCACGCTTTTCCCTAGCGTGCGGGTTTTGCGGTATAAAAAATTAGGGAAAATATTCAATTTGTAAATTTACATTCAGTTTTGAACAACTAAAGAGATGAATAAACTTCAGCAAATAGGGCAACCCAATCAATTGCCAGCTAGGGGAGTCCAGAAAATTCGCACGATGATAGAAGGCTTTGATGACATCAGTCATGGAGGTCTGCCGGTGGGAAGAACCACCTTAGTCAGCGGCACTTCTGGGACAGGCAAGACGATGCTAGCTGTTCAGTTTCTTTATAACGGGATCACAATATTTGAGGAAGCCGGCGTCTTTGTAACCTTTGAAGAATCTCCAGCCGATATTATTAAAAATGCCTCAAGTTTTGGTTGGGATTTACAGGGTTTAATTGATGAAGGGAAATTATTTATTCTGGATGCCTCTCCCGATCCAGAAGGGCAAGATGTGGTGGGCAGTTTTGACTTATCTGCCCTGATCGAGCGGATTCAGTATGCCATTCGTAAATATAAGGCAAAACGAGTTTCCATCGACTCCGTTACAGCGGTATTTCAACAGTATGATGCAGCCGCTGTGGTGCGACGGGAAATCTTTCGCTTAGTTGCCCGCCTCAAACAAGTTGGCGTCACAACGATTATGACAACAGAACGAGTGGAAGAATATGGGCAGGTTGCCCGCTTTGGCGTGGAAGAATTTGTTTCAGATAATGTCGTGATTGTCCGAAACGTACTAGAAGGCGAACGCCGGCGTCGCACGATGGAAATTTTGAAGCTGCGCGGCACAACGCACATGAAAGGGGAATATCCTTTCACAATGACTGATGAAGGCATCAATATTTTCCCACTCGGTGCGATGCGGTTGACTCAGCGATCTTCCAACGTTCGGGTGTCTTCTGGGGTCAAAACTCTGGACGAAATGTGCGGCGGTGGGTTCTTTAAAGATTCGATTATTTTGGCAACTGGAGCAACCGGCACCGGCAAGACATTATTGGTGAGCAAATTTGTTGAAAATGCTTGCAAAAATGGCGAACGTGCTTTGCTATTTGCCTACGAAGAATCCCGCGCCCAGTTATTACGAAATGCTTACTCCTGGGGCATTGATTTTGAAGAATGGGAACAGAAAGGGTTGCTAAAAATCCGCTGTGCTTACCCGGAATCTGCCGGCTTAGAAGACCACTTGCAAATTATTAAATCAGAACTGACTGATTTTAAACCGGCTCGTCTTGCGATTGACTCACTCTCGGCTTTAGAACGCGGAATCAGCAACAATGCCTTTCGTCAGTTTGTAATTGGCGTCACCGGCTATGCCAAGCAAGAAGAAATCACCGGCTTCTTCACCAATACCACTGACCAATTTATGGGTTCTCATTCGATTACAGACTCCCATATTTCCACGATTACCGATACGATTCTCATGTTGCAATATGTGGAAATTCGCGGAGACATGGCACGTGCAATCAATGTCTTCAAAATGCGAGGTTCCTGGCATGATAAAGGCATTCGTGAATATACAATCAGTCAAAATGGCCCAGAAATTAAAGATTCTTTCCGTAATTACGAACGAATTATTAGTGGATCTCCCAGCCGAATTTCAATTGATGAAAAGAGCGAACTGTCCCGAATTGTTAAAGGTGTCCAAGGC is a genomic window containing:
- a CDS encoding glycosyltransferase family 39 protein, yielding MKFKVNHTIINFLKSCQKHPAMAWTLSVLWLFLICWLAFLWNLGKFGLIDETEPLFAEAARQMTVTGDWITPYFNEETRFDKPPLIYWLMAIFYKIIGVNEWAVRLPSALSAIALAGLGFYTLRYFTPQNPFSNSKLETEPAETISENLDAQKSSSVEPAKPWLIALIGSSLIALNPETIAWARVGVSDMLLTGCMGSALLAFFIGYAKAENNQLSETHKKKPFPWNFILFTSPWYLTFYILAALAILAKGPVGIVLPALIIAAFLLYLGNFREVLREMRPICGAILMLAIALPWYILVILANGEDYINSFFGYHNLERFTRVVNHHWAPWYFYFVVVLVGFAPWSVYLPVAIARLRFWKRSIWRRQPRSNQLGLFALFWFAVIFGFFTIAVTKLPSYVLPLMPAAAILVALLWGDIILSISTNLAKNQESKFAEITPNESSGERPPNKTKFYSNFLNLTFWLNVAFWALGAGAFFSHVLWLKKVKDPAIPNVAEVIQQSGLLIAGGVIWAIVAGAGAFVLLKRKKRWLWTVNFVGFLAFLIFAMMPAFFLMDRYRQMPLRQLAETVIQIKQPDEELVMIGFEKPSLVFYTQQPVQFFRRATSGVKYIKNLPETQAESTSVLMVGYPSKFEEGGLRPNQYTVLDKAGAYQLVRISKQVVARINQSDLSIDKN
- the kaiB gene encoding circadian clock protein KaiB codes for the protein MSSLKKTYILKLYVAGNTPNSVRALKTLKNILEEEFQGVYALKVIDVLKNPQLAEEDKILATPTLSKILPPPVRKIIGDLSDREKVLIGLDLLYEELYEEEQNLS
- the kaiC gene encoding circadian clock protein KaiC codes for the protein MNKLQQIGQPNQLPARGVQKIRTMIEGFDDISHGGLPVGRTTLVSGTSGTGKTMLAVQFLYNGITIFEEAGVFVTFEESPADIIKNASSFGWDLQGLIDEGKLFILDASPDPEGQDVVGSFDLSALIERIQYAIRKYKAKRVSIDSVTAVFQQYDAAAVVRREIFRLVARLKQVGVTTIMTTERVEEYGQVARFGVEEFVSDNVVIVRNVLEGERRRRTMEILKLRGTTHMKGEYPFTMTDEGINIFPLGAMRLTQRSSNVRVSSGVKTLDEMCGGGFFKDSIILATGATGTGKTLLVSKFVENACKNGERALLFAYEESRAQLLRNAYSWGIDFEEWEQKGLLKIRCAYPESAGLEDHLQIIKSELTDFKPARLAIDSLSALERGISNNAFRQFVIGVTGYAKQEEITGFFTNTTDQFMGSHSITDSHISTITDTILMLQYVEIRGDMARAINVFKMRGSWHDKGIREYTISQNGPEIKDSFRNYERIISGSPSRISIDEKSELSRIVKGVQGKKNEDLDS
- a CDS encoding ATP-binding protein, with protein sequence MSIPTSYLQTFIASVPTVTQTSRLATVLEIFRQGQCDQIVIVSERQCPLGIVSLRNCLPYLITGQLPPQQASQAGKHQRTPVSGDLDPQQPLWATGPPMIQPLTALSASLNLNQLWQHLQAQSNPDLALVDATGKFLGLLDRGRLLKFLAEHLTSNLETGIGSENIAEYKPAFTIETSHFKTLNSLIQLLERLPLPLCVQSNTGEIVTCNLAWSRQFSEFPGWETTAHWEGNKGKPRQKSPGKSESTEQETASVETFKHTLWQRQESTNEIGSENAATNWSQLDLELAASLGVCSLPTGQEKVWQFVKMPLGIAVPTQEPSESAGQEERIGQMSAAYQPSAKQSSADEAHSMGSSAASGEEPFSFFAGSKDPIKNEGEASNTHASSFTPPSEERLWLVLAEDVTEHQQVAKELAGKNADLVQLNRLKDEFLACISHELKTPLTAVLGLSSLLKDRSIGELNDRQARYARLIYQSGRHLMTVVNDILDLTRIETGQMELIVEPVNITSVCDRAFKQAWQQSASERQDTESDRDRDDEPVLETQFSIEIEPGLETLVADELRLRQMLVHLLSNAFKFTEPTGATGLKVSRWEGWIAFTVWDTGIGIANDKQHLIFQKFQQLENPLTRRFEGAGLGLVLTQRLARQHGGDVTFVSKEAEGSQFTLLLPPCPPQPAASREEPAANRHRLVLIVETVPRFIEELTEQLSSLGYRVVVARAGTEALEKARRFSPEVIFLNPVLPLLSGWDVLTLLKSDAGTCHVPVIVTATQAEKELATQNSADGFLTLPVQPEALRHKLTQLTQPKENPPAKLTVLRLCANSVSLALDPDPSHVSAEIPQLMADLNSVLHRHHYRVLEADDLEQAELLARVWHPDVVLLDTTAGLDDPLEYLQELIGHNKLASLPLVTLDRKTTQAANEVTLAPGCRPLQIYPWLGSADDNSAHSDSSWPALSTLLQVIQIADGRNWKPSILVVDVSTLPDLQVSAPLGSGNLDLKSDWQQALIQYIQTAGFRGLTSRSWAEVLQQLQNQSIDLLLIYWREPKPASGFLQALANLNQLEAKPPILVLTQQSDLETKTGESPFSQPYERKSEVALQSAQSNLNGHEINSSSQSAFYSGHSSTRQPADETQSHSGNVSEKFGPADVQINQTLKEIGTQILPSNLSMAALLEQINQTLRIPH
- a CDS encoding circadian clock protein KaiA; protein product: MATSLRPQLSICIFLHSNQIAESLTRLLVNERYSVSSFTSEAEFLQFVESKKQQIDCLILEDDPAWEPMTSHLRQEVILLPAVIVNLSETEINNDELPASPTLSAVEVAMSQRSAVVEEAVLSCFYHSAEVRVSTAQFNHITDFIHQALTEFLSLSACGDLTRPTTGGHSAGTSLTQHLLLQQQRRLAEKLRERLGYLGVYYKRNPQGFLRHLSPAERREFLENLKVDYREIVLSYFSDDNNLNQQIDNFVNSAFFADVPVTNIVEIHMELMDDFAKQLKLEGRNEEILLDYRLTLIDTIAHLCEMYRRSLPQES